One part of the Alistipes onderdonkii genome encodes these proteins:
- a CDS encoding AAA family ATPase: MILSENALYIKYIRLKEAGDLPHEYPYTVPALAGFSGLRFRRPVTFIVGENGMGKSTLLEAIAVKAGFNAEGGSKNFRFATRETHSPLYGNLVLGRGLQPRDGYFLRAESFYNVATEIDQIADGIHRYYGDKSLHRQSHGESFLSLLEHRLRGNGLYIFDEPEAALSPSRQMYMLCRIKQLVESGSQFIVSTHSPIVMAYPGADIYEIADNGLQLTELEQTPHYLLMKRFCLDHEGMLRQLGFDIRKP; encoded by the coding sequence ATGATCTTATCCGAAAACGCACTCTATATCAAATACATCCGGCTGAAAGAGGCCGGAGATTTGCCGCACGAATACCCCTATACGGTGCCCGCGCTGGCGGGGTTCAGTGGGTTGCGGTTCCGCCGCCCGGTGACGTTCATCGTGGGCGAGAACGGCATGGGCAAATCGACGCTGCTGGAAGCCATCGCCGTAAAAGCGGGATTCAATGCCGAGGGCGGGTCGAAGAACTTTCGGTTCGCAACGCGCGAGACTCATTCCCCGCTATACGGGAACCTCGTGCTCGGACGCGGGTTGCAGCCGCGCGACGGCTATTTCCTGCGTGCCGAGAGTTTCTACAACGTCGCCACCGAGATCGACCAGATAGCCGACGGCATACACCGCTATTACGGCGACAAGTCGCTCCACAGGCAATCGCACGGCGAAAGTTTCCTGAGCCTGCTCGAACACAGGCTCCGCGGGAACGGGCTCTATATCTTCGACGAGCCCGAGGCCGCCCTCTCGCCGTCGCGGCAGATGTATATGCTGTGCCGGATAAAACAACTCGTGGAAAGCGGATCGCAGTTCATCGTCAGCACCCACTCGCCTATCGTCATGGCCTACCCCGGCGCCGACATCTACGAGATCGCGGACAACGGACTGCAACTCACCGAACTGGAGCAGACGCCGCATTACCTGCTGATGAAACGCTTTTGCCTCGACCACGAAGGGATGCTCCGGCAGTTGGGCTTCGACATCCGGAAACCTTGA